In Syngnathus typhle isolate RoL2023-S1 ecotype Sweden linkage group LG14, RoL_Styp_1.0, whole genome shotgun sequence, one genomic interval encodes:
- the atp10a gene encoding phospholipid-transporting ATPase VA: protein MASREEASKVGPRKKKKSKKEGKTRCVHANILGEEDNDSPNRHYADNKIKTTKYTVLSFLPKNLFEQFHRFANVYFVFIALLNFVPVVNAFQPELALAPVVFILSVTAIKDLWEDYRRHRSDTEINHMDCLVYSRIERRYVEKFWKEVHVGDFIRLRCNEILPADVLLLSSSDPDRLCHIETATLDGETNLKQRQVVRSFYDLVCDFDPSKYDSVIECEKPNNDLNRFRGYIIHRSGRRDALYKDNLLLRGCTIRNTEEAVGIVIYAGHETKAMLNNNGPRYKRSKLERQMNVDVFWCVIILLVMCSFAAVGHGLWVFQYGDKRPIFDVLSPEGTDLSPVLSAIYLFLTMIIVLQVLIPISLFVSIEIVKICQVYFIHQDAELYDEESDSHLQCRALNITEDLGQMQYIFSDKTGTLTDNKMVFRRCTVAGVEYSHDANARRLAMYQEMDSEEEECPSRGGTLPRRDSVGSHHSVKVVLRSHSTKSHRRTGSRAEAKRASILSKHTAFSSPMEKDITPDPQLMDKVNECASQMNFMRFHSQPMSQLPSDLGDIMDFFIALTLCNTVVVSSPDQPRHTVRMRFELKSPVKTIEDFIKRFTPSRLTSGSNSSSSSSLATNRSSNKGCSSLLSSPSAESTLTKLDEEAAAAVATAFSPSCPTHDGQLKNAEGADLRYEAESPDEAALVYAARAYKCSLVGRLPDQTTVDLPHLGKLNFELLHTLGFDSTRKRMSVVVKHPLTEQITVYTKGADSVIMDLIKSPNAGNSRGKRQKKIIYRTQNYLNQYAADGLRTLCIAKKVLSKEEYACWLQRHLEAETAIQGREELLFESALRLETNLQLLGATGIEDRLQDGVPETIDALRKAGLQIWVLTGDKQETAVNIAYACKLLDPEDEILTLNADSMEACSLLLEESLHYIQAKFLCGSPKPFQGDLAHFHIYPHPPPTNWSSSSHAAVHRLGLVIDGRTLAYALDRSLEDKFLAVARSCRSVLCCRSTPLQKSMVVKLVRNKLKVMTLAIGDGANDVSMIQVADVGVGISGQEGMQAVMASDFAMPRFRYLQKLLLVHGHWCYSRLANMILYFFYKNVMFVALIFWYQFYCGFSGSAMIDQWYLIFFNLMFSAFPQLVTGTLDKDVSAETLQQLPQLYINGQNSEEYKPYMFWMNIIDAFYQSLICFFIPYFAYADSDVDLFTWGTPVTTIALFTILLHLGVETKTWTWMNWLSICFSVVLFFTVALCYNASCPTCYSPSNPYWTMQRLIQDPSFYLLCLITPAVALLPRYFYRACQGTIFPSPVQVGRQLDRLTAKDPRRNISNMSGIQTAARPDPETNSKDPRRPREETERPDASLSVRIDLPPDRGVKYTKNSQEMLSIG, encoded by the exons ATGGCGAGCCGCGAAGAAGCCTCCAAAGTGGGTCCgcggaagaagaaaaagagcaaaaaaGAGGGCAAAACCCGCTGCGTCCATGCCAACATCCTCGGCGAGGAGGACAACGACAGCCCCAACCGACACTACGCCGACAACAAAATCAAGACCACCAAGTACACCGTGCTGTCCTTCCTGCCCAAGAATCTCTTCGAGCAGTTCCACCGCTTCGCCAATGTTTACTTTGTCTTCATCGCGCTGCTCAACTTCGTGCCAGTGGTCAACGCCTTCCAACCCGAGCTCGCCCTGGCCCCGGTGGTCTTCATCCTGTCGGTCACGGCCATCAAGGACCTGTGGGAGGACTACCGGAGACACAGGTCCGACACGGAGATCAACCACATGGACTGTCTTGTCTACAGCAG GATAGAGCGGCGCTATGTGGAGAAGTTCTGGAAGGAAGTCCACGTGGGCGATTTTATCCGTCTCCGCTGCAACGAGATCCTGCCGGCCGACGTCCTGCTGCTGAGCTCCAGCGACCCCGACCGCCTGTGCCACATCGAGACGGCCACCTTGGACGGCGAGACCAACCTCAAGCAGCGCCAGGTGGTGCGCAGCTTCTACGACCTG GTCTGCGACTTCGACCCGTCCAAGTACGACAGCGTCATCGAGTGCGAGAAGCCCAACAACGACTTGAACCGATTCCGAGGCTACAT AATCCACCGGAGCGGCCGACGAGACGCGCTTTACAAAGACAACCTGCTGCTGAGGGGCTGCACCATCCGCAACACGGAGGAGGCGGTGGGCATCGTCATTTACGCAG GTCACGAGACCAAAGCCATGCTCAACAACAACGGGCCGCGCTACAAGCGCAGCAAACTGGAGAGACAGATGAATGTGGACGTCTTCTGGTGCGTCATCATCCTGCTGGTCATGTGCTCCTTCGCGGCCGTTG GTCACGGGCTGTGGGTGTTTCAGTACGGTGACAAGAGGCCCATTTTTGACGTCCTCAGTCCGGAGGGCACGGACTTGTCCCCCGTCTTGTCGGCCATCTATCTTTTCCTCACCATGATTATCGTCTTACAG GTGCTGATCCCCATCTCGCTGTTCGTGTCCATCGAAATCGTGAAGATCTGCCAGGTGTACTTCATCCACCAGGACGCCGAGCTGTACGACGAGGAGAGCGACTCGCACCTGCAGTGTCGCGCCCTCAACATCACAGAGGACCTCGGGCAGATGCAGTACATCTTCTCCGACAAGACCGGCACGCTCACGGATAACAAGATGGTGTTCCGCCGCTGCACCGTGGCGGGCGTGGAGTACTCGCACGACGCCAACG CGAGAAGACTCGCCATGTACCAGGAGATGGACTCGGAGGAGGAGGAATGTCCGTCCCGCGGTGGGACGCTGCCCAGGCGAGACAGCGTGGGCAGCCACCACAGCGTCAAGGTGGTGCTGCGCTCCCACAGCACCAAGTCCCACCGCAGGACGGGCAGCAGGGCCGAGGCCAAGAGGGCCAGCATCCTGTCCAAGCACACGGCCTTCAGCAGTCCCATG GAGAAGGACATCACACCTGACCCTCAGCTGATGGACAAAGTCAATGAATGCGCCAGTCAGATGAACTTCATGCGCTTCCACAGCCAGCCCATGTCGCAGCTGCCGTCCGACCTTGGCGACATTATGGATTTCTTCATCGCGCTGACCCTCTGCAACACGGTGGTGGTGTCCTCCCCCGACCAGCCTCGGCACACG GTCCGGATGCGCTTCGAGCTTAAATCCCCGGTCAAAACCATCGAAGATTTCATCAAACGCTTCACGCCGAGCCGCCTGACCTCAGGTTCCAACAGCAGCAGTTCTTCGAGCCTCGCCACCAACCGCTCTTCCAACAAGGGCTGCTCCAGCCTGCTGTCGTCCCCTTCGGCCGAGAGCACCCTCACCAAGCTGgacgaggaggcggcggcggcagtggcAACGGCCTTCAGCCCCTCGTGTCCCACCCACGACGGTCAACTCAAAAACGCGGAGGGCGCCGACCTGCGCTACGAGGCCGAGTCGCCGGACGAAGCGGCGTTGGTCTACGCCGCCAGGGCCTACAAGTGCTCCCTGGTGGGACGGCTCCCGGACCAAACCACGGTGGATCTGCCCCACCTGGGGAAGCTGAACTTTGAGCTGCTGCACACTTTGGGCTTCGACTCCACCAGGAAGCGCATGTCGGTGGTGGTGAAGCACCCGCTCACAGAACAGATCACCGTCTACACCAAAGGCGCCGACTCTGTCATCATGGACCTCATTAAATCCCCCAACGCAG GTAACTCCAGGGGAAAACGGCAGAAAAAAATCATCTACAGGACGCAGAACTACCTGAACCAGTACGCCGCTGACGGCCTACGCACGCTTTGCATTGCCAAAAAG GTTCTGAGCAAGGAGGAGTATGCCTGCTGGCTGCAGCGCCACCTAGAGGCAGAGACGGCCATCCAGGGTCGAGAGGAGCTGCTCTTTGAGTCGGCCCTGCGTCTGGAGACCAACCTCCAGCTCCTGG GTGCGACGGGAATCGAGGACCGGCTGCAGGACGGCGTGCCCGAAACCATCGACGCCCTGCGTAAGGCCGGCCTGCAGATTTGGGTGCTGACGGGCGACAAGCAGGAAACGGCCGTCAACATCGCCTACGCCTGCAAGCTGCTGGACCCCGAGGACGAGATCTTGACTCTCAATGCTGACTCCATG GAGGCCTGTTCCCTCCTCCTGGAGGAGAGTCTCCACTACATCCAGGCCAAATTCCTTTGCGGCTCGCCCAAGCCCTTCCAAGGCGACTTGGCCCACTTCCACATCTATCCGCATCCTCCCCCGACCAACTGGTCGTCGTCCTCCCACGCCGCCGTGCACCGGCTGGGTCTGGTGATCGACGGGCGTACCCTGGCCTACGCCCTGGACCGCAGCCTGGAGGATAAGTTCCTGGCGGTGGCGCGCAGCTGTCGCTCGGTGCTGTGCTGCCGCTCCACGCCGCTGCAGAAGAGCATGGTGGTCAAGCTGGTGCGCAATAAGCTCAAAGTCATGACGCTGGCCATAG GCGACGGAGCCAATGATGTCAGTATGATCCAGGTTGCTGACGTCGGCGTGGGCATATCGGGCCAGGAGGGCATGCAG GCTGTGATGGCGAGCGATTTTGCCATGCCCCGTTTCCGTTACCTCCAGAAGCTGCTGCTGGTCCACGGGCATTGGTGCTACTCGCGCTTGGCCAACATGATTCTTTACTTCTTCTACAAGAACGTC ATGTTCGTGGCGCTCATCTTCTGGTATCAGTTCTACTGCGGTTTCTCAGGCTCGGCCATGATCGACCAGTGGTATCTGATCTTCTTCAACTTGATGTTTTCCGCCTTCCCGCAACTCGTCACCGGCACGCTGGACAAGGACGTGTCGGCCGAGACGCTGCAACAACTACCTCAGCTTTACATTAACGGACAGAACTCGGAG GAATACAAGCCATACATGTTCTGGATGAACATCATCGACGCTTTCTACCAAAGTCTCATCTGCTTCTTCATTCCTTATTTT GCCTACGCCGACTCCGACGTCGACCTGTTTACATGGGGGACCCCCGTCACAACCATCGCCCTTTTCACCATTCTGCTGCATTTGGGGGTGGAGACCAAAACCTGG ACATGGATGAACTGGCTGTCTATCTGCTTCAGCGTGGTTCTGTTCTTCACGGTGGCGCTGTGCTACAACGCCTCATGCCCCACCTGCTACTCGCCCTCCAACCCTTACTGGACCATGCAGAGACTGATTCAAGACCCCTCATTCTACCTACTCTGCCTCATCACGCCGGCAGTGGCGCTGCTGCCCAG ATATTTCTACCGGGCGTGTCAAGGCACGATCTTTCCCAGCCCGGTGCAAGTGGGGCGGCAGTTGGACCGGCTCACTGCCAAAGACCCTCGTAGGAACATCTCAAACATGAGCGGGATCCAGACGGCGGCACGCCCCGACCCCGAAACAAATTCCAAAGAcccccgccgcccccgcgaggAAACGGAGCGCCCCGACGCCAGTCTGTCAGTCCGGATTGACCTCCCGCCCGACAGAGGCGTCAAGTACACTAAGAACTCGCAGGAGATGCTCAGCATCGGCTGA
- the gabrb3 gene encoding gamma-aminobutyric acid receptor subunit beta-3 — MSFVKDTVDKLLKGYDIRLRPDFGGAPVAVGMSIDVASIDMVSEVNMDYTLTMYFQQYWQDKRLAYLGIPLNLTLDNRVADQLWVPDTYFLNDKKSFVHGVTVKNRMIRLHPDGTVLYGLRITTTAACMMDLRRYPLDEQNCTLEIESYGYTTDDIEFYWKGGDTAVTGVTRIELPQFSIVDYKLVSRNVVFSTGAYPRLSLSFKLKRNIGYFILQTYMPSTLITILSWVSFWINYDASAARVALGITTVLTMTTINTHLRETLPKIPYVKAIDVYLMGCFVFVFLALLEYAFVNYIFFGRGPRMQKKLAEKVQKANNDRAAFERAKADCQGNILLTTLEIHNEVGHTTVTTSSTRSSTGSSLYDATANSTPVSLDNSSGVQYRRGGSGGSARPAGSDVRRSRLRRRSSQLKIKIPDLTDVNAIDRWSRFIFPFSFSFFNVVYWLYYVN, encoded by the exons ATGTCTTTCGTCAAAGACACAGTGGACAAACTTTTAAAGGGATACGACATTCGTCTCAGGCCAGACTTTGGAG GTGCCCCTGTTGCTGTTGGCATGAGCATAGATGTGGCTAGCATAGACATGGTCTCCGAGGTGAATATG GACTACACGCTGACCATGTACTTCCAGCAGTACTGGCAGGACAAGCGACTGGCCTACTTGGGCATCCCGCTCAACCTCACCCTGGACAACCGGGTGGCCGACCAGCTGTGGGTGCCCGACACCTACTTCCTCAACGACAAGAAGTCCTTCGTGCACGGCGTGACTGTCAAGAACCGCATGATCCGGCTGCACCCGGACGGTACCGTCCTCTATGGGCTCCG AATCACCACGACGGCCGCTTGCATGATGGACCTGAGGCGATACCCGTTGGACGAACAGAACTGCACGTTGGAGATTGAGAGTT ACGGCTACACGACGGACGATATCGAGTTCTACTGGAAAGGAGGCGACACGGCCGTGACGGGGGTGACGCGCATCGAGCTTCCGCAGTTCTCTATAGTGGACTACAAGCTGGTCTCCAGGAACGTGGTCTTTTCCACAG GTGCCTACCCTCGACTGTCTCTGAGCTTCAAGCTGAAGAGGAACATCGGCTACTTCATCCTGCAGACTTACATGCCATCCACCCTGATCACCATCCTGTCCTGGGTCTCCTTCTGGATCAACTACGACGCCTCGGCCGCTAGAGTCGCTTTAG GCATCACCACCGTGCTGACCATGACCACCATCAACACGCATCTGAGGGAGACGCTACCCAAGATCCCCTACGTGAAGGCCATCGACGTGTACCTGATGGGCTGCTTTGTCTTCGTCTTCTTGGCCTTGCTGGAGTACGCCTTTGTCAACTACATCTTCTTTGGGCGGGGACCTCGCATGCAGAAGAAGCTGGCCGAGAAGGTGCAGAAGGCCAACAACGACCGCGCTGCTTTCGAGCGCGCCAAG gctgACTGTCAGGGCAACATCCTGCTGACCACGCTGGAGATCCACAACGAGGTGGGCCACACCACTGTCACCACCAGTAGCACCCGCAGCAGCACCGGGAGCAGCCTGTACGACGCCACGGCAAACTCCACCCCCGTCTCCCTGGACAACTCCTCGGGCGTCCAGTACAGGCGTGGCGGCAGCGGGGGCTCCGCGCGACCCGCCGGCTCGGACGTCAGGAGGAGCCGCCTGAGGAGACGGTCGTCGCAGCTGAAGATCAAAATCCCCGACCTCACGGACGTCAACGCCATCGATCGTTGGTCGCGCTTCATCTTCCCCTTCTCGTTTTCCTTCTTTAACGTCGTCTACTGGCTCTATTACGTCAATTAA